The following coding sequences lie in one Ostrea edulis chromosome 8, xbOstEdul1.1, whole genome shotgun sequence genomic window:
- the LOC130049678 gene encoding uncharacterized protein K02A2.6-like, producing MKLQRYDLKIVYVPGKLMFIADALSRAYLQDSSDSLIDDELDVSLIQSQLPMTPAKLAEFKYATVKKETLRTLSTVVMSGWPDRKELLPDGIQLYWDYRDEITMIDGLLFKSERVIVPQSLQREMEKLHEAHLGVVKTKRRARDIMFWSNMNNDIEQFISNCGVCNKFRKANNKEPLTPHDTPSRPWMKLGADVMEFKGKHDLLCLFTDLFYDIN from the coding sequence ATGAAACTTCAGAGGTACGATTTAAAAATCGTGTACGTTCCAGGGAAACTGATGTTTATAGCCGATGCTCTTAGTCGAGCTTATCTGCAGGACAGTAGTGATAGTCTTATCGATGATGAACTTGATGTGAGTTTAATCCAATCGCAACTACCGATGACTCCTGCGAAACTTGCTGAATTCAAATACGCAACTGTGAAAAAAGAAACTTTGCGCACGCTAAGTACGGTAGTCATGTCAGGTTGGCCTGATCGGAAAGAATTATTACCCGATGGGATTCAGCTTTACTGGGACTATCGAGATGAGATCACGATGATCGATGGACTTTTGTTCAAAAGTGAACGTGTGATTGTGCCGCAATCGTTGCAACGTGAAATGGAGAAATTACACGAAGCCCATCTTGGTGTCGTGAAAACGAAACGCCGTGCACGTGATATTATGTTTTGGAGTAACATGAACAATGACATTGagcaatttatttcaaattgtgGTGTTTGTAACAAGTTTCGCAAGGCCAACAACAAAGAGCCACTTACACCTCATGACACACCATCGCGTCCATGGATGAAACTGGGTGCTGATGTAATGGAATTCAAAGGAAAACACGACTTACTTTGTCTGTTTACTGACCTGTTTTATGACATTAACTGA